The following coding sequences are from one Arthrobacter sp. 24S4-2 window:
- a CDS encoding DNA repair helicase XPB encodes MTDGPLIVQSDKTILLEVDHEQATEARHAIAAFAELERAPEHVHSYRLTPLGLWNARAAGLDAERVLDTLLKYSRFPVPHSLLIDIEETMSRYGRLRLEKDPQHGLVMRTNDYPVLEEVCRAKKIQPLLGPRIDGETVVVHSSQRGQLKQLLLKIGRPAEDLAGYVDGTPHPIMLNESGWKLRPYQKLATENFWAGGSGVVVLPCGAGKTLVGAAAMAISSTTVLILVTNTVSARQWKDELIKRTSLTADEIGEYSGSVKEVRPVTIATYQVLTTKRGGIYPHLELVDGHDWGLIIYDEVHLLPAPIFRMTADLQARRRLGLTATLVREDGREGEVFSLIGPKRYDAPWKDIEAQGYIAPADCVEVRVDLPHDERVAYAMAEDADKYRLCSTSETKSTVVEQLVEQHRGEQLLVIGQYIDQLDELGERLQAPVIKGDTSVKERQKLFDAFRAGDVKTLVVSKVANFSIDLPEASVAIQVSGSFGSRQEEAQRLGRLLRPKQDGRAARFYSLVARDTLDQDFAAKRQRFLAEQGYAYRIMDAKDVGRNPTAT; translated from the coding sequence GTGACCGACGGCCCCCTGATCGTCCAGAGCGACAAAACCATCCTGCTCGAAGTGGACCATGAGCAGGCAACGGAGGCCCGGCATGCCATCGCCGCCTTCGCCGAGCTGGAGCGCGCACCGGAGCACGTGCACAGCTACCGCCTTACGCCCCTGGGGCTTTGGAACGCCCGCGCCGCCGGGCTGGATGCCGAACGCGTGCTGGATACCCTGTTGAAGTATTCGCGCTTCCCCGTGCCGCATTCCCTGCTGATCGACATCGAGGAAACGATGTCCCGGTACGGCCGGCTGCGGCTCGAAAAGGATCCGCAGCACGGGCTGGTGATGCGGACCAATGACTACCCCGTGCTCGAGGAAGTCTGCCGCGCCAAGAAAATCCAGCCCCTGCTGGGGCCGCGGATCGACGGCGAGACAGTGGTGGTCCATTCCTCCCAGCGCGGGCAGCTGAAGCAACTGCTGCTCAAGATCGGCCGGCCCGCAGAGGACCTGGCCGGCTACGTTGACGGCACGCCGCACCCCATCATGCTCAATGAATCCGGCTGGAAGCTCCGTCCGTACCAGAAACTGGCCACGGAGAACTTCTGGGCCGGCGGCAGCGGCGTCGTCGTGCTCCCGTGCGGTGCCGGCAAGACCCTGGTGGGTGCGGCCGCGATGGCCATCAGTTCCACCACGGTCCTGATCCTGGTGACCAACACCGTTTCCGCCCGGCAGTGGAAGGACGAACTGATCAAGCGGACCTCCCTCACAGCCGACGAGATCGGCGAGTACTCCGGCTCGGTCAAGGAAGTCCGCCCGGTCACCATCGCCACGTACCAGGTCCTCACCACGAAGCGCGGCGGGATCTACCCCCACCTGGAGCTGGTGGACGGGCACGACTGGGGCCTGATCATCTATGACGAGGTCCACCTCCTGCCGGCGCCCATCTTCCGGATGACGGCAGACCTCCAGGCCCGGCGCCGGCTCGGGCTGACGGCAACCCTGGTGCGGGAAGACGGCCGCGAGGGAGAAGTGTTCAGCCTGATCGGTCCCAAGCGCTACGACGCCCCGTGGAAGGACATCGAGGCCCAGGGCTACATTGCCCCCGCTGACTGTGTGGAAGTCCGCGTGGACCTCCCGCACGACGAACGGGTCGCTTACGCCATGGCCGAGGACGCCGACAAATACCGGCTGTGTTCCACGTCCGAGACCAAGTCCACCGTGGTGGAGCAGCTGGTGGAACAGCACCGGGGCGAGCAGCTCCTGGTCATCGGACAGTACATTGACCAGCTGGACGAACTGGGCGAACGGCTGCAGGCTCCGGTCATCAAGGGCGACACATCGGTGAAGGAACGCCAGAAGCTGTTTGATGCGTTCCGCGCCGGCGACGTGAAGACCCTCGTGGTGTCCAAGGTGGCCAACTTCTCCATCGACCTGCCCGAAGCCTCGGTGGCCATCCAGGTGTCCGGCTCCTTCGGGTCCCGGCAAGAGGAAGCGCAGCGCCTGGGCCGGCTCCTGCGCCCAAAGCAGGACGGCCGCGCGGCCCGGTTCTATTCGCTCGTGGCACGGGACACCCTGGACCAGGACTTCGCCGCGAAGCGCCAACGGTTCCTGGCCGAGCAGGGCTACGCCTACCGGATCATGGACGCCAAGGACGTGGGGCGGAACCCCACGGCCACCTGA
- a CDS encoding LytR C-terminal domain-containing protein, whose amino-acid sequence MTKYARDEFDRVPEASSRQGVHRVASEAPRRRLGPILAVGIAALAIGLVAFFFLPKLGLAPTGSPLMAAGSALESPSATPTAEAPQSSAPASAEPSTEPSASEAPSAGDSPSALPEIEAQSVDKTQPVAVYNGTTTAGLAGRVSSSVTAAGWKLGPVGNWGGMPQQSSVIYYNGAAQKANAEALGDLLNITSLVDSPEFQQPVVVVLGPGFQ is encoded by the coding sequence ATGACCAAATACGCTCGGGATGAATTCGACAGGGTCCCGGAGGCCTCTTCGCGACAAGGTGTCCACCGGGTCGCTTCGGAGGCTCCCCGTCGCCGTCTTGGACCCATTCTGGCGGTCGGCATTGCGGCCCTTGCCATTGGACTGGTGGCCTTCTTTTTCCTGCCCAAGCTGGGTCTCGCACCCACCGGCAGCCCGCTAATGGCGGCAGGATCCGCGCTGGAAAGCCCGTCAGCCACACCCACCGCCGAGGCGCCCCAAAGCAGCGCACCCGCCAGCGCAGAGCCAAGCACGGAACCCTCGGCCAGCGAGGCTCCCTCGGCTGGCGACTCTCCGTCCGCGTTGCCGGAAATTGAAGCGCAGTCTGTCGACAAAACCCAGCCTGTTGCCGTCTACAACGGAACCACGACGGCCGGCCTCGCCGGCCGGGTGAGCAGCAGCGTTACTGCCGCCGGCTGGAAGCTGGGGCCGGTTGGCAACTGGGGCGGAATGCCGCAGCAGTCCTCCGTCATCTACTACAACGGGGCTGCCCAGAAAGCCAACGCCGAAGCCTTGGGTGACCTCCTCAACATCACCTCGCTGGTGGACTCACCGGAGTTCCAACAGCCGGTTGTTGTAGTCCTCGGGCCCGGGTTCCAGTAG
- a CDS encoding DUF3263 domain-containing protein, producing MDLAAAALPGSRLSERDQQMLALERQWWKYAGAKEQAIRELFDLSATHYYQILNTLIDTEDALAHDPMLVKRLRRLRTSRQRARTARRLGSDA from the coding sequence CTGGACCTGGCTGCCGCCGCGCTGCCTGGTTCAAGGTTGAGCGAACGGGACCAGCAGATGCTGGCACTCGAGCGGCAGTGGTGGAAGTACGCCGGGGCCAAGGAACAGGCCATTCGTGAGCTGTTCGACCTCTCGGCCACGCACTACTACCAGATCCTCAACACGCTGATTGACACTGAGGACGCCCTGGCCCATGACCCCATGCTGGTGAAGAGATTGCGTAGACTACGTACGTCACGCCAACGGGCACGCACGGCGCGCCGTTTGGGCTCGGACGCGTAA
- the groL gene encoding chaperonin GroEL (60 kDa chaperone family; promotes refolding of misfolded polypeptides especially under stressful conditions; forms two stacked rings of heptamers to form a barrel-shaped 14mer; ends can be capped by GroES; misfolded proteins enter the barrel where they are refolded when GroES binds) codes for MAKIIAFDEEARRGLERGLNILADAVKVTLGPRGRNVVLEKKWGAPTITNDGVSIAKEIELDDPYEKIGAELVKEVAKKTDDVAGDGTTTATVLAQALVKEGLRNVAAGADPLSLKRGIEKAVEAVTQELLASAKEIETKEEIAATASISAGDEEIGALIAEALDKVGKEGVITVEESNTFGLELELTEGMRFDKGYISAYFVTDAERQETVLEDPYILIVNSKISNVKELVAVLEKVMQSSKPLLIIAEDIEGEALATLIVNKIRGTFKSVAVKAPGFGDRRKAQLADIAILTGGQVISEEVGLKLENAGLELLGRARKVTVTKDETTIVEGAGDADQIAGRVSQIRAEIENSDSDYDREKLQERLAKLAGGVAVIKAGAATEVELKERKHRIEDAVRNAKAAVEEGIVAGGGVALIQAGAKAFANLQLEGDEATGANIVRVAIDAPLKQIAYNAGLEPGVVVDKVRGLPAGHGLNAATGQYVDLLAAGINDPVKVTRSALQNAASIAGLFLTTEAVVADKPEKNSPAMGGGDDMGGMGGMGGF; via the coding sequence ATGGCCAAGATCATTGCATTTGATGAAGAGGCACGCCGCGGCCTTGAGCGGGGCCTGAATATCCTCGCCGACGCCGTCAAGGTCACCCTCGGCCCGCGTGGACGCAACGTCGTCCTCGAAAAGAAGTGGGGCGCGCCCACGATCACCAACGATGGTGTTTCCATCGCCAAGGAGATCGAGCTGGACGATCCCTACGAGAAGATCGGCGCCGAGCTGGTCAAGGAAGTTGCCAAGAAGACGGATGACGTCGCTGGCGACGGCACCACCACCGCAACCGTCCTGGCACAGGCCCTGGTCAAGGAAGGCCTGCGCAACGTCGCAGCCGGCGCTGACCCGCTGTCCCTGAAGCGCGGCATCGAGAAGGCTGTCGAAGCCGTCACCCAGGAACTCCTGGCCTCCGCCAAGGAAATCGAAACCAAGGAAGAGATCGCCGCCACGGCATCCATCTCCGCCGGTGACGAAGAAATCGGTGCCCTCATTGCTGAAGCCCTGGACAAGGTCGGCAAGGAAGGTGTCATCACCGTCGAGGAGTCCAACACCTTCGGCCTGGAGCTTGAGCTCACCGAGGGCATGCGCTTCGACAAGGGTTACATCTCCGCTTACTTCGTCACCGACGCAGAGCGCCAGGAAACGGTCCTCGAAGACCCGTACATCCTGATCGTTAACTCCAAGATCTCGAACGTCAAGGAACTGGTTGCCGTCCTTGAGAAGGTCATGCAGTCCAGCAAGCCGCTGCTGATCATCGCCGAAGACATCGAAGGCGAAGCCCTGGCCACCCTGATCGTCAACAAGATCCGTGGCACCTTCAAGTCCGTCGCCGTCAAGGCTCCGGGCTTCGGCGACCGCCGCAAGGCCCAGCTCGCAGACATCGCCATCCTCACCGGTGGCCAGGTCATCTCCGAGGAAGTCGGCCTCAAGCTGGAGAACGCAGGCCTGGAACTCCTGGGCCGCGCCCGCAAGGTCACCGTGACCAAGGACGAGACCACCATCGTCGAGGGCGCAGGCGACGCCGACCAGATCGCCGGCCGCGTGTCCCAGATCCGTGCCGAGATCGAGAACTCCGATTCGGACTACGACCGCGAGAAGCTGCAGGAACGCCTGGCCAAGCTGGCCGGCGGCGTTGCAGTCATCAAAGCCGGTGCCGCAACCGAAGTTGAGCTCAAGGAACGCAAGCACCGCATTGAGGACGCTGTCCGCAACGCCAAGGCTGCTGTTGAAGAAGGCATCGTTGCCGGCGGTGGCGTTGCCCTGATCCAGGCCGGTGCCAAGGCATTCGCCAACCTGCAGCTCGAAGGCGACGAAGCAACGGGTGCTAACATCGTCCGCGTTGCCATCGACGCCCCGCTGAAGCAGATTGCCTACAACGCCGGCCTCGAGCCGGGCGTTGTTGTGGACAAGGTCCGCGGATTGCCTGCCGGTCACGGCCTGAACGCCGCAACCGGACAGTACGTCGACCTGCTGGCTGCCGGCATCAACGACCCCGTAAAGGTAACGCGCTCTGCACTCCAGAACGCAGCATCCATCGCGGGTCTGTTCCTCACCACCGAGGCTGTAGTGGCCGACAAGCCGGAGAAGAACTCCCCGGCCATGGGCGGCGGCGACGACATGGGCGGCATGGGCGGCATGGGCGGTTTCTAG
- a CDS encoding response regulator transcription factor, producing the protein MKKNGPEAKLLVVDDEPNIRELLSTSLRFAGFEVVSAGNGRDALAAAELHTPDLAVLDVMLPDMDGFTVTRRLRASGKHFPVLFLTAKDDTEDKVTGLTVGGDDYVTKPFSLDEVVARIRAVLRRTQPMVDDDAVIRVDDLELDDDAHEVRRGGTVIELSPTEFKLLRYLMLNPNRVLSKSQILDHVWEYDFNGDASIVESYISYLRRKVDIDPDAPALIQTKRGVGYVLRTAEKR; encoded by the coding sequence ATGAAAAAGAACGGTCCCGAAGCCAAGCTGCTCGTCGTCGATGATGAACCCAACATCCGCGAGCTGCTCTCCACCTCACTGAGGTTCGCCGGGTTCGAGGTTGTCTCCGCCGGCAACGGCCGTGACGCCCTCGCCGCCGCCGAGCTCCACACACCGGACCTTGCGGTCCTTGACGTCATGCTGCCGGACATGGACGGCTTCACCGTGACCCGGCGGCTGCGGGCGTCCGGAAAGCACTTCCCGGTCCTGTTCCTGACAGCCAAGGACGACACCGAGGACAAGGTCACCGGCCTCACCGTCGGCGGCGACGACTACGTCACCAAGCCTTTCAGCCTGGACGAAGTGGTGGCCCGTATCCGTGCCGTGCTGCGTCGCACCCAGCCCATGGTCGACGACGACGCTGTGATCCGGGTGGACGACCTGGAGCTCGACGACGACGCCCACGAGGTGCGCCGCGGAGGAACCGTCATCGAGCTCTCCCCCACCGAATTCAAGCTCCTGCGCTACCTGATGCTGAACCCGAACCGGGTCCTGTCCAAATCCCAGATCCTGGACCACGTCTGGGAGTACGATTTCAATGGCGACGCCTCCATTGTGGAGTCCTACATCTCCTACCTGCGGCGCAAGGTTGACATCGACCCCGATGCGCCCGCACTCATCCAGACCAAGCGGGGCGTGGGGTACGTCCTGCGGACGGCAGAGAAGCGCTGA
- a CDS encoding ribonuclease HI family protein: MTITAAADGSALGNPGPAGWAWYVNDDCWRAGGWPHGTNNQGELMAVLDLFRATAHLPGEELHILCDSQYVINSVTKWMPGWKRKGWRKADGKPVLNVEILRDIDQALTGRKYRFEWVRGHAGHDLNEAADDRARAAATSYQQGIAVRSGPGFVRGDDTDGKAHATRSAGPSGTPDTQHQQGVPRQGTSPLGGTTGHAATATLSGQQDLFALPGRDNQPDLFSEPDLFSELGADAFTAADGQEAAPEAVVEALERELLRPDTRADIGRTGVLLHPDFTEIGSSGRLWTRDAMMMALEENPAAETELEIIGADRVGPEAVLLTYRSHGRAGSSLSSSLWVLDGTKWRLRFHQGTPEA; the protein is encoded by the coding sequence GTGACGATTACTGCAGCAGCCGATGGTTCGGCATTAGGAAATCCCGGTCCGGCAGGCTGGGCCTGGTATGTGAACGATGATTGTTGGCGCGCGGGCGGCTGGCCGCACGGAACCAACAACCAGGGCGAACTCATGGCCGTGCTGGATCTGTTCCGTGCCACGGCGCACCTCCCTGGGGAGGAACTGCATATTCTTTGCGACAGCCAATATGTGATCAACTCGGTTACTAAGTGGATGCCGGGATGGAAACGCAAGGGCTGGCGCAAGGCCGACGGCAAGCCTGTGCTGAACGTGGAGATACTGCGGGACATTGATCAGGCACTGACCGGCCGCAAGTACCGCTTTGAATGGGTCCGGGGCCATGCGGGACACGATCTGAACGAGGCGGCCGACGACCGCGCCCGGGCAGCAGCGACCTCCTATCAGCAGGGCATTGCCGTGCGATCCGGACCGGGGTTCGTGCGCGGCGACGACACAGACGGTAAGGCCCATGCGACGCGTTCGGCGGGGCCCTCCGGAACCCCGGATACACAACACCAGCAGGGTGTTCCCCGGCAGGGCACCTCACCGCTTGGCGGCACAACGGGGCACGCCGCCACGGCCACGCTTTCCGGGCAGCAGGATCTCTTCGCGCTGCCGGGCCGAGACAATCAGCCGGACCTTTTCAGTGAGCCCGATCTGTTCAGCGAACTGGGCGCGGATGCCTTCACGGCCGCGGACGGTCAGGAAGCAGCCCCCGAGGCTGTGGTGGAGGCGCTGGAGCGGGAGCTGCTCCGTCCGGACACACGTGCTGACATTGGACGCACCGGGGTGCTGCTGCACCCGGACTTTACCGAAATCGGCAGCTCGGGGCGGCTCTGGACACGGGACGCAATGATGATGGCCCTTGAAGAGAACCCCGCCGCCGAAACCGAACTGGAGATCATCGGCGCTGACCGGGTCGGCCCGGAGGCCGTCCTGCTGACGTACCGCAGCCACGGCCGCGCGGGATCGTCACTGAGCAGTTCGCTCTGGGTCCTCGACGGAACGAAGTGGCGCCTGCGTTTCCATCAGGGAACACCGGAAGCCTAG
- a CDS encoding uracil-DNA glycosylase codes for MFDSDALFELEPAAEAVGFAEMARMPLEELVAPDWAAALAPVEAELRGVLEFLAAEVAAGHQVLPAPSKILRAFRRPLADVRVLIVGQDPYPTPGHAVGLSFAVDGHTRPIPRSLANIYKELEADLGFPARTHGDLTRWADQGILLLNRVLSVRSGAAGSHRGKGWEAVTTAAITAVARRRAADGGAVPLVAMLWGKDAESVRPLLGDAAVLSSAHPSPLSAARGFFGSRPFSRANEILQSQGSDPVLWELPPVS; via the coding sequence GTGTTTGATTCCGATGCTTTGTTTGAGCTGGAGCCCGCTGCTGAGGCTGTGGGGTTCGCTGAGATGGCCCGCATGCCGCTGGAGGAACTGGTGGCGCCCGACTGGGCTGCGGCGCTTGCTCCCGTTGAGGCCGAACTGCGCGGCGTGCTGGAATTTCTTGCCGCTGAAGTGGCCGCCGGTCACCAGGTGCTGCCGGCGCCGTCGAAAATCCTGCGCGCCTTCCGGCGCCCACTGGCGGATGTCAGGGTGCTTATCGTGGGCCAGGACCCTTACCCGACCCCTGGCCACGCAGTCGGGCTGTCCTTCGCAGTTGATGGGCACACCAGGCCTATTCCGCGAAGCCTCGCGAACATCTACAAGGAACTTGAAGCCGATCTCGGATTTCCGGCCCGTACGCACGGGGACCTCACGCGCTGGGCCGACCAGGGCATTCTGCTGCTGAACCGTGTCCTCAGCGTCCGGTCCGGAGCGGCGGGGTCCCACCGCGGCAAAGGCTGGGAGGCCGTGACGACGGCGGCCATCACCGCGGTTGCCCGGCGCCGCGCTGCCGACGGCGGCGCGGTTCCCCTGGTGGCCATGCTGTGGGGCAAGGATGCCGAGAGCGTCCGCCCCCTCTTGGGCGACGCCGCCGTACTGTCCAGCGCCCATCCCAGCCCTTTGTCGGCCGCGCGCGGTTTCTTCGGCTCCAGGCCCTTCAGCAGGGCCAACGAAATCCTCCAGTCGCAGGGTTCGGACCCGGTTCTCTGGGAATTGCCTCCAGTTTCTTAG
- a CDS encoding ABC transporter substrate-binding protein: MPERPRQAGLYRPGAVILAAAAALSLAACSGQAGNARLGTVDASGDGTLRIGLILDNTGQQAFLNASQLAAAKLAVREINAAGGHKGRPVELLPEKISDDTAAQAKELVAAKADVVIGPTDSSRAPGAIDVLANAKVAIISPANAAQGLSHYRSGGYYFRTSAADVAQASVLVKLAKDGGARTIAVVHEEGSYGKDVSVAVAGAAKAAGLGVVSDAAFTPGQAQQAAAAARAAGPDAVVLVAREGAQGAMAELNNAGLAGGKLVLSDGAIKQYGSALGSKALDGARGVLPGVFPSAHFQGELVAVDPDLKDMTFAAETYDAVNLAAIAAASAADDAGSSIAAQLMAVSGQQGTGAAEVCRSYKECADAIRAGKPADYDGESGRIGFDANGDVTSANYMVFTYAADNRAKMSGSEMAARTGS, from the coding sequence ATGCCTGAGCGCCCCCGGCAGGCAGGGCTGTACCGCCCAGGCGCCGTGATTCTTGCCGCAGCCGCGGCGCTGTCGTTGGCTGCATGCTCCGGCCAGGCGGGGAACGCACGCCTGGGCACGGTGGACGCCAGCGGAGACGGCACGCTGCGCATCGGCCTGATCCTGGACAACACCGGCCAGCAGGCGTTCCTCAATGCTTCGCAGCTCGCCGCCGCCAAGCTGGCGGTTCGGGAAATCAATGCCGCCGGGGGCCACAAGGGGCGGCCTGTCGAACTTCTTCCCGAGAAAATCAGCGACGACACGGCCGCGCAGGCCAAGGAACTCGTGGCAGCCAAGGCGGATGTTGTCATCGGCCCCACGGATTCCAGCCGCGCCCCGGGGGCCATCGACGTGCTCGCCAACGCCAAGGTGGCCATTATTTCTCCGGCGAACGCAGCGCAGGGCCTCAGCCATTACCGAAGCGGCGGATACTACTTCCGGACGTCCGCGGCAGATGTGGCCCAGGCGTCAGTTCTGGTCAAACTTGCCAAAGACGGCGGAGCACGGACGATCGCTGTTGTGCACGAAGAAGGCAGCTACGGCAAGGACGTCTCCGTTGCCGTGGCCGGTGCGGCCAAGGCCGCCGGCCTGGGCGTCGTGTCAGACGCTGCATTCACTCCGGGTCAGGCACAACAGGCCGCAGCGGCTGCCAGAGCGGCCGGACCCGACGCCGTCGTGCTCGTTGCGCGCGAAGGCGCTCAGGGCGCCATGGCCGAACTCAACAACGCCGGCCTGGCGGGCGGGAAGCTCGTCCTCAGCGACGGCGCCATCAAGCAATACGGCTCAGCACTTGGATCCAAGGCGCTGGACGGCGCCCGAGGTGTCCTGCCCGGAGTCTTCCCGTCGGCACATTTCCAAGGTGAACTGGTGGCCGTCGACCCCGACCTCAAGGACATGACTTTTGCGGCGGAGACCTACGATGCCGTGAACCTTGCGGCCATCGCCGCGGCCTCTGCGGCCGACGACGCCGGATCCTCCATCGCTGCGCAGCTGATGGCGGTCTCCGGGCAGCAGGGAACGGGCGCGGCGGAAGTATGCCGGAGCTACAAGGAATGCGCTGACGCGATCAGGGCCGGAAAGCCAGCGGACTACGACGGCGAGTCCGGGCGGATCGGCTTCGACGCCAACGGGGACGTGACGTCCGCGAACTACATGGTGTTCACCTACGCGGCAGACAACAGGGCAAAGATGAGCGGAAGCGAAATGGCAGCCCGCACCGGCAGCTGA
- a CDS encoding cold-shock protein: MALGTVKWFNAEKGYGFITVDSSGDDVFVHWSAIEGEGYRALDEGQRVQLEIGEGEKGPQAENVRPA, translated from the coding sequence ATGGCATTGGGAACCGTCAAATGGTTCAACGCCGAAAAAGGCTATGGCTTCATCACCGTTGACTCCTCCGGTGACGATGTCTTCGTCCACTGGTCCGCCATCGAGGGTGAGGGCTACAGGGCCCTGGATGAAGGGCAGCGCGTGCAGCTCGAAATCGGCGAAGGCGAGAAGGGTCCGCAGGCAGAGAACGTCCGGCCCGCCTGA
- a CDS encoding cell wall metabolism sensor histidine kinase WalK produces the protein MLHRWKSASLRSQLVAIMMGLMLVALAVTGSGTLTLLHSYLQGQVDDKLKVAVNSVRQQQSFTQLQEQNPNIPTDYSLMLLRQGQPAVPFGGSKEWRPDIDSLSPAEATDRDQQPFQVRGTDGRNWRVVALNVVDGNQRSAVVIIGLPLAPVDSVVEHAALVVIGVGFLTLVLAFFIATWTVSRSFRPLARVEKTAAAIAAGDLSRRVDVENPATEVGRLGGSLNAMLSHIESAFASRMASEERMRRFAADASHELRTPLVTIRGFSELYRQGALSKEEDVATAMGRIESEAKRMGSMVEDLLLLARLDEQRPLQQKPVDLLLLANDAVVDTQASDRSRQITLAGIDGRAPSPAPVLGDEAKLRQVVGNLVGNALRYTPAGTPIELAVGVRTGTDGGRFSIIEVRDHGAGIPEDEAPRIFERFYRADTSRTRETGGSGLGLAIVAAIVGSHSGTVRTQQTDGGGATMVVSLPFQDETADKTDDGEVVHIR, from the coding sequence TTGCTGCACCGTTGGAAGTCCGCCTCGCTGCGGTCCCAGCTGGTGGCCATCATGATGGGGCTCATGCTGGTGGCCCTGGCCGTGACCGGGTCTGGCACGCTGACGCTCCTGCATAGCTATCTGCAGGGCCAGGTGGACGACAAGCTCAAGGTCGCCGTCAATTCCGTCCGGCAACAGCAGTCCTTCACCCAACTGCAGGAACAGAACCCCAACATCCCCACGGACTATTCGCTGATGCTCCTGCGCCAGGGCCAGCCAGCCGTCCCGTTCGGCGGCAGCAAGGAATGGCGCCCGGACATCGACAGCCTCTCCCCCGCCGAGGCCACGGACCGCGATCAGCAGCCATTCCAGGTCCGCGGCACGGACGGGCGCAACTGGCGCGTCGTGGCGCTGAACGTCGTGGACGGCAACCAGCGCAGTGCAGTGGTGATTATCGGCCTTCCGCTGGCCCCTGTGGACTCCGTCGTGGAACATGCCGCGCTGGTGGTGATCGGAGTCGGATTCCTGACGCTGGTGCTGGCGTTCTTCATTGCAACCTGGACAGTCTCGCGGTCCTTCCGCCCGCTGGCGCGCGTGGAGAAGACCGCCGCGGCCATTGCGGCCGGCGACCTGTCGCGGCGCGTGGATGTCGAGAATCCCGCCACGGAAGTGGGCAGGCTGGGTGGGTCGCTCAACGCCATGCTGAGCCATATTGAGTCGGCGTTCGCCTCCCGGATGGCGTCCGAGGAGCGGATGCGCCGCTTTGCCGCCGATGCCTCCCATGAGCTTCGAACCCCCCTTGTGACCATCCGCGGGTTCTCCGAGCTCTACCGTCAGGGCGCGCTCAGCAAGGAAGAGGACGTGGCCACCGCCATGGGCCGGATTGAGAGCGAAGCCAAACGGATGGGCTCCATGGTGGAGGACCTCCTGCTCCTGGCGAGGCTGGACGAGCAGCGCCCCTTGCAGCAGAAGCCCGTGGACCTGCTACTGCTGGCCAACGACGCGGTGGTGGACACCCAGGCCAGCGACAGGAGCCGGCAGATTACGCTGGCCGGGATCGACGGCCGCGCACCCTCCCCTGCGCCAGTGCTCGGTGACGAAGCCAAACTGCGCCAGGTGGTGGGAAACCTGGTGGGCAACGCCCTTCGTTATACGCCGGCCGGGACGCCCATCGAACTCGCTGTCGGCGTCCGGACGGGGACCGACGGAGGCAGGTTCTCCATCATCGAGGTGCGTGACCATGGCGCGGGAATCCCTGAGGATGAAGCGCCCAGGATCTTTGAGCGCTTCTACCGGGCAGACACCTCGCGGACCCGCGAAACGGGCGGCAGTGGCCTGGGGCTGGCCATTGTGGCAGCCATAGTTGGTTCGCACTCCGGCACCGTCCGGACGCAGCAGACCGACGGCGGCGGCGCCACCATGGTTGTCAGCCTCCCGTTCCAGGACGAGACGGCAGACAAGACGGACGACGGCGAAGTTGTCCACATACGGTGA
- a CDS encoding WXG100 family type VII secretion target has product MSIISVDTELLQLKSANVKATVDRISADVQAMKRGLDELQGTWRGSAATNFQALITEWTLTQGKVEASLASINLALNSAAATYAQAEQGNTQRFS; this is encoded by the coding sequence ATGAGCATCATTTCTGTTGATACTGAACTGCTCCAACTCAAATCAGCCAACGTCAAAGCCACCGTGGACCGCATCAGCGCGGACGTCCAGGCCATGAAGCGCGGGCTGGACGAGCTGCAGGGTACGTGGCGGGGATCGGCGGCCACCAACTTCCAGGCGCTGATCACGGAGTGGACCCTCACCCAGGGCAAGGTGGAGGCCTCCCTTGCCTCCATCAATTTGGCCCTCAATTCCGCGGCAGCAACGTATGCGCAGGCGGAACAGGGCAATACGCAGCGCTTCAGCTGA